One segment of Triticum aestivum cultivar Chinese Spring chromosome 2A, IWGSC CS RefSeq v2.1, whole genome shotgun sequence DNA contains the following:
- the LOC123187578 gene encoding receptor-like protein kinase HSL1, translated as MTPLLLLCLLLATAAAATPLPADFTRLLAAKAALSDPASALAAWDPSLPPSLSPCRWPHVLCRSSADPAIASLLLSNLSLAGAFPTQLCSLRSLLRLDLSYNSLAGPLPPCLAALPNLRHLDLAGNAFSGEVPSSYGAGFASLATLSLAGNDLSGEFPAFLANVSSLQELLLAYNPFAPSSLPDAFADGLPRLRVLWLAGCCLVGRIPSSIGALRSLVNLDLSTNNLTGEIPESIRRLENLVQIELYKNNLSGRLPGGMGGLKKLRFLDAAMNRLSGEIPADLFLAPRLESLHLYENELSGPVPSTLDKAPALNDLRLFSNRLVGELPPEFGRNCPLKFLDLSDNGISGRIPATLCSAGKLEQLLILNNELSGSIPQELGQCRTLTRVRLPNNRLSGAMPPDMWGLPRLYLLELAGNALSGTMGPTIALAKNLSQLLISDNHFAGVLPAHIGSLTRLVELSAANNQFSGPLPATLADVSTLARLDLRNNSFSGELPHGVRRWQKLTQLDLAHNRLTGNIPPELGELPVLNSLDLSNNEFTGGVPVQLESLKLSMFNLSNNRLAGNLSPLFSGDIYDDSFLGNLALCRGACSGARRAAARRHSLVGSVESVLTFAVAILILGVAWFWYKCRSQSQHKKRGEEPGDSKWIVTSFHKVEFEEEDLLSCLDDEDNVVGTGAAGKVYRAVLGNEDVVAVKKLRAVGGAAAARKHKDGMTDTFEAEVATLGRIRHKNIVKLWCCLRSGDRSLLVYEYMPNGSLGDLLHGGKGGLLDWPMRRRIMVDAAEGLSYLHHDCAPPIVHRDVKSNNILLDAEFGAKIADFGVARVIDDNRGGPNAVSAIAGSCGYIAPEYSYTLRITEKSDVYSFGVVMLELVTGKRAVGPELGDKDLVRWVRGGVEREGLDSVLDPRLAGESCTCRDEMRRVLGVALLCASSLPINRPSMRSVVKLLLDVSSKPAVLVEEKEALRV; from the exons ATGActcccctcctcctcctgtgcctcctcctcgccaccgccgccgccgccacgcccctcCCCGCCGACTtcacccgcctcctcgccgccaagGCCGCACTCTCCGACCCCGCCTCCGCGCTCGCGGCATGGGACCCGTCCctgcccccctccctctccccgtGCCGCTGGCCGCACGTCCTCTGCCGGTCCTCCGCTGACCCAGCCATCGCCTCGCTCCTCCTCTCCAACCTCTCCCTCGCCGGCGCGTTCCCGACCCAGCTCTGCTCGCTGAGGTCCCTCCTGCGCCTCGACCTCTCCTACAACTCGCTCGCCGGCCCCCTCCCTCCCTGCCTCGCCGCGCTGCCGAATCTGAGGCACCTCGACCTCGCCGGGAACGCCTTCTCCGGAGAGGTGCCCAGCAGCTACGGCGCGGGGTTCGCCTCGCTCGCCACGCTCAGCCTCGCCGGCAACGACCTCTCCGGCGAGTTCCCGGCGTTCCTGGCGAATGTCAGCTCCCTCCAGGAGCTCCTGCTCGCGTACAACCCCTTTGCGCCGTCGTCTTTGCCGGATGCTTTCGCCGATGGGCTCCCGCGCCTCCGCGTGCTGTGGCTCGCTGGGTGTTGCCTCGTCGGGCGGATACCGTCTTCCATTGGCGCTTTGAGGAGCCTCGTCAACCTTGACCTCTCCACCAACAACCTCACCGGCGAGATCCCGGAGAGCATCAGGCGCTTGGAGAACCTCGTCCAGATCGAGCTCTACAAGAATAACCTCTCCGGGAGGCTGCCGGGGGGAATGGGCGGGCTCAAGAAGCTGAGGTTCTTGGACGCCGCCATGAACAGGCTGTCCGGCGAGATACCGGCGGACCTGTTCCTCGCGCCGAGGCTGGAGAGCTTGCACCTGTACGAGAACGAGCTGTCAGGCCCCGTGCCGTCGACGCTGGATAAGGCGCCTGCGTTGAACGACCTGAGGCTGTTCAGTAACCGCCTCGTCGGGGAGTTGCCGCCGGAGTTCGGGAGGAACTGCCCGCTCAAGTTCCTCGACCTGTCAGACAACGGGATTTCCGGCCGCATTCCGGCGACTCTCTGCAGCGCGGGGAAGCTGGAGCAGCTTCTGATCCTGAACAACGAGCTCTCGGGCTCGATTCCGCAGGAGCTGGGGCAATGCCGGACGTTGACGCGTGTGCGGCTGCCCAACAATCGGCTGTCTGGAGCCATGCCGCCGGACATGTGGGGCCTGCCACGCCTGTACCTGCTGGAGCTCGCCGGCAACGCTCTGTCCGGCACCATGGGGCCAACCATTGCCTTGGCGAAGAACCTATCGCAGCTGCTGATATCAGACAACCACTTCGCCGGCGTGCTGCCGGCGCATATAGGCAGCTTGACAAGGCTGGTCGAGCTGTCGGCCGCCAATAATCAGTTCTCTGGTCCTCTGCCGGCGACACTCGCTGATGTGTCCACGCTCGCCCGGCTTGATTTACGGAATAATTCCTTCTCCGGCGAGCTGCCACATGGTGTTCGGCGGTGGCAGAAGCTAACACAGCTCGACCTTGCCCATAACCGTCTCACCGGGAACATCCCGCCGGAGCTCGGGGAGCTCCCTGTGCTGAATTCGCTTGACCTGTCCAACAACGAGTTCACCGGCGGCGTGCCTGTGCAACTGGAGAGCCTTAAGCTGAGCATGTTCAACCTGTCCAACAACCGGCTCGCCGGCAATTTGTCTCCTCTGTTCTCCGGCGACATCTACGATGACAGCTTCTTGGGCAACCTAGCCCTCTGCCGAGGCGCATGCTCCGGTGCGCGGAGAGCAGCCGCCCGCCGCCACAGCCTCGTCGGGAGCGTCGAGTCCGTGCTCACCTTTGCCGTCGCCATACTCATCCTTGGCGTCGCGTGGTTCTGGTACAAGTGCCGGAGCCAGAGCCAGCACAAGAAGCGCGGCGAGGAGCCCGGCGATAGCAAGTGGATAGTCACGTCGTTCCACAAGGTGGAGTTCGAGGAGGAGGACCTCCTGAGCTGTCTCGACGACGAGGACAACGTGGTCGGCACGGGCGCGGCGGGCAAGGTGTACAGAGCCGTCCTCGGGAACGAGGATGTCGTGGCCGTCAAGAAGCTGCGGGCCGTCGGCGGCGCCGCCGCGGCGAGGAAACACAAGGACGGCATGACGGATACCTTCGAGGCGGAGGTGGCGACGCTGGGCAGGATCCGGCACAAGAACATCGTGAAGCTGTGGTGCTGCCTCCGCAGCGGTGACCGCAGCCTGCTGGTCTACGAGTACATGCCCAACGGCAGCCTTGGCGACCTCCTCCACGGCGGCAAGGGAGGCCTGCTGGACTGGCCGATGCGGCGCAGGATCATGGTCGACGCGGCCGAGGGGCTCTCCTACCTCCACCACGACTGCGCGCCGCCGATCGTGCACCGGGACGTCAAGTCCAACAACATCCTGCTGGACGCCGAGTTCGGCGCCAAGATCGCCGACTTCGGCGTCGCCCGGGTCATCGACGACAACCGCGGCGGCCCCAACGCCGTGTCAGCCATCGCCGGCTCGTGCGGCTACATCGCTCCCG AGTACTCGTACACGCTGCGCATCACGGAGAAgagcgacgtgtacagcttcggcgtgGTGATGCTGGAGCTGGTGACCGGCAAGAGGGCCGTGGGGCCGGAGCTCGGCGACAAGGACCTGGTGAGGTGGGTGCGCGGCGGCGTCGAGCGCGAGGGGCTGGACTCGGTGCTGGACCCAAGGCTCGCCGGCGAGTCGTGCACCTGCAGGGACGAGATGCGCAGGGTGCTCGGCGTGGCTCTGCTCTGCGCGTCCAGCCTCCCGATCAACCGGCCTTCGATGAGGTCCGTCGTGAAGCTGCTCCTCGATGTCAGCAGCAAGCCCGCCGTGTTGGTGGAGGAGAAGGAAGCTCTTCGTGTGTGA
- the LOC123184781 gene encoding leucine-rich repeat receptor-like protein kinase PXL1, with amino-acid sequence MCVFLRETTSESCVRKKKKRRCGGGGANRLDSVLDPRLAGESRTCRDEMRKVLDVALLCASSLPIDRPSMRSVVKQLLEVSNPVVAVVDWSWRTRNLFMCDPCMAMSQKAMLVW; translated from the coding sequence atgtgtGTGTTCTTGAGAGAAACTACAAGTGAGAgttgtgtgaggaagaagaagaagcggcgctgcgGAGGAGGTGGCGCCAACAGGCTGGACTCGGTGCTCGACCCGAGGCTCGCCGGCGAGTCACGCACCTGCAGGGACGAGATGCGCAAGGTCCTCGACGTCGCGCTCCTCTGCGCCTCCAGCCTCCCGATCGATCGGCCGTCCATGAGGTCCGTTGTGAAACAGCTGCTCGAGGTCAGCAACCCCGTCGTCGCTGTGGTCGACTGGTCGTGGAGGACAAGGAACCTCTTCATGTGTGATCCATGTATGGCCATGTCTCAGAAAGCAATGCTAGTTTGGTAG